In a genomic window of Sulfurimonas denitrificans DSM 1251:
- a CDS encoding pyridoxamine 5'-phosphate oxidase family protein, protein MRHRTKTHLLTQEQILELLHRAEVGRMGTFSKDGFPYIVPMHFVYFDNKIYMHGLPMGEKVDNIKYNQNVCFEVDEMLSLLYEGVENPCDVNTEFNSIIIQGYASIVDDFYEKQKALSQIVKKFTPHLLDKEMPPKMIEGTAVIRINIIKCVGRYYK, encoded by the coding sequence ATGAGACATAGAACAAAAACTCATCTTTTGACTCAAGAGCAAATTTTAGAGTTATTGCATCGTGCTGAAGTTGGAAGAATGGGGACTTTTTCGAAGGATGGTTTTCCATATATTGTGCCTATGCACTTTGTATATTTTGACAATAAAATCTATATGCACGGATTGCCAATGGGTGAGAAAGTAGATAATATAAAATATAATCAAAATGTATGTTTTGAGGTAGATGAGATGCTTTCGTTATTATATGAAGGAGTTGAAAATCCATGTGATGTTAATACTGAATTCAACAGTATTATTATCCAAGGATATGCTTCTATTGTGGATGATTTTTATGAAAAACAAAAAGCACTTTCTCAAATAGTAAAAAAATTCACCCCACATCTGCTGGATAAAGAAATGCCCCCAAAGATGATAGAGGGAACTGCAGTCATTAGGATTAATATTATCAAATGTGTAGGAAGATATTACAAATAA
- the relB gene encoding type II toxin-antitoxin system RelB family antitoxin: protein MLSIRLENSMEAQLNALAEATKRPKSFFVKEALRNYLDDMQEYYEVQKRSNAEDRNLITLEELERALEL, encoded by the coding sequence ATGCTTTCAATACGACTTGAAAATAGCATGGAAGCGCAGTTAAATGCACTTGCAGAAGCAACAAAACGACCAAAGAGTTTTTTTGTTAAAGAGGCTTTGAGAAACTATCTTGATGATATGCAGGAGTATTATGAAGTGCAAAAACGCTCAAACGCAGAGGATAGAAACCTTATAACACTTGAGGAGCTAGAGAGAGCGCTTGAGTTATAA
- a CDS encoding type II toxin-antitoxin system RelE family toxin, producing the protein MSYKLLIDDKVIKDLKQIDKLWQKKIIEVIKTKLVENLSHYYRLLVADYRVIYEIKDDEVVIIVIKIGHRKDIYK; encoded by the coding sequence TTGAGTTATAAACTCTTGATTGATGATAAAGTTATTAAAGATTTAAAACAAATTGATAAGTTGTGGCAAAAGAAAATTATAGAAGTCATTAAAACAAAGCTTGTAGAAAATCTCTCCCATTATTATCGCTTACTAGTTGCTGATTATAGGGTAATTTATGAGATAAAGGATGATGAAGTAGTTATAATCGTCATCAAAATTGGGCATCGTAAAGATATTTATAAATAG
- a CDS encoding sensor domain-containing diguanylate cyclase — translation MIYDFSALFKDDTEAILDEFLDKCTTCIEVDSEHSVSMSVFSNHYRAILNTFESNFEEEYILDLFEKVAKYESSFKTPYIVIMNELFSLKHILLAKIAQGGEHLYISQMLMLFKNISNRVAKVYLDEYIDLVLSLNNLRRISISDLVEKKTIRFYEDHLAWLTKLAQSIKEKNLDIFPELEATDCSFGKWLHNDGKNTIHNNSKYSAINTLHNNLHRFAQKIFMRMHTQEHDILITYLEKCELISLSIGTELAMIDNVLMNQQITKDSLTSALNRNSLKNIFESQYELSFATGNHFILAMCDLDFFKNINDTYGHVAGDKILINFVKIVKKNIRNSDIIIRYGGEEFIIILPAVDKEKGCQVLEKIRKDFQESKLHFEGKEIQATLSVGTMEIKPEYHYKKSFLDEYIMQVDQKLYLAKRNGRNRVESC, via the coding sequence ATGATATATGATTTTTCTGCACTATTCAAAGATGATACAGAAGCAATTTTGGATGAATTTTTAGATAAATGTACTACATGTATAGAGGTAGATAGTGAGCATAGCGTCTCTATGTCTGTATTTTCAAACCACTATAGAGCTATTTTAAATACCTTTGAGAGCAATTTTGAAGAGGAGTATATTTTGGATCTTTTTGAAAAAGTTGCCAAATATGAGAGCTCTTTTAAAACACCCTATATTGTCATCATGAACGAGCTCTTTTCCCTCAAACATATCTTGTTGGCTAAAATTGCGCAGGGTGGAGAGCATCTCTATATCTCCCAAATGTTAATGTTATTTAAAAATATAAGCAACAGAGTGGCGAAAGTATATTTAGACGAATATATAGATTTAGTTCTCTCACTAAATAACCTAAGAAGGATTTCCATATCTGATTTGGTAGAGAAAAAAACGATTAGATTTTATGAGGACCATCTTGCTTGGCTTACAAAGTTGGCGCAATCCATAAAAGAGAAAAATCTAGATATCTTTCCAGAGCTTGAAGCAACAGATTGTAGTTTTGGAAAATGGCTTCATAATGATGGAAAAAACACAATTCATAACAACTCAAAATATAGTGCCATCAATACCCTGCATAACAACCTTCATCGCTTTGCACAAAAAATTTTTATGCGTATGCATACCCAAGAGCATGACATTCTAATTACATACCTTGAGAAGTGTGAACTCATATCGCTGAGCATCGGCACTGAACTTGCCATGATAGACAACGTCCTTATGAATCAACAAATCACAAAAGATTCACTCACAAGCGCACTAAATAGAAACAGCTTGAAAAATATCTTTGAGAGTCAGTATGAACTCTCATTTGCAACGGGCAACCATTTTATTTTGGCTATGTGTGACTTAGATTTTTTCAAAAATATCAACGACACATACGGACATGTTGCAGGAGATAAAATTCTAATAAATTTTGTAAAAATAGTAAAGAAAAACATCAGAAATTCCGACATTATCATAAGATATGGCGGTGAAGAGTTCATAATAATTCTCCCAGCTGTTGACAAAGAAAAAGGGTGCCAAGTTTTAGAAAAAATTCGTAAAGATTTTCAAGAAAGCAAGTTGCATTTTGAAGGTAAAGAGATTCAAGCAACTCTTAGCGTAGGCACAATGGAAATAAAACCAGAGTATCACTACAAAAAGAGTTTTCTTGATGAGTACATTATGCAAGTTGACCAGAAACTATATCTTGCAAAGCGAAACGGAAGAAACAGAGTAGAATCATGTTAG
- a CDS encoding DUF2442 domain-containing protein translates to MNTSITRVDFGDKIYIYLKSNDILTIPYSYTKKIQYAKKEQLLNYRIIGGGIGVHFEEIDEDISLNGIITYKINHELKAS, encoded by the coding sequence ATGAATACTTCAATTACAAGAGTTGATTTCGGTGATAAAATTTATATATATTTAAAAAGTAATGATATTTTAACTATTCCTTATAGTTATACTAAAAAAATTCAATATGCAAAAAAAGAGCAGCTTTTAAACTACCGTATAATTGGTGGTGGGATTGGAGTGCATTTTGAAGAAATAGATGAAGATATTTCACTTAACGGTATTATCACATATAAAATCAATCACGAACTAAAAGCTTCTTGA
- a CDS encoding YwbE family protein, which yields MLDATQRKDIKSGQSVAIVLKQDQRSGILTHGIVRDILTKSPNHHHGIKVRLMSGEVGRVKEIN from the coding sequence ATGTTAGACGCAACTCAAAGAAAAGATATAAAAAGTGGTCAAAGTGTAGCTATCGTTTTAAAGCAAGATCAGCGCAGCGGAATTTTAACACATGGCATAGTCAGGGATATTTTGACAAAATCACCAAACCACCATCACGGCATAAAAGTTCGTTTGATGAGTGGTGAAGTCGGACGAGTTAAAGAGATAAACTAA
- a CDS encoding type II toxin-antitoxin system RelE/ParE family toxin → MKIVYSKESYEQLQNIKKFISLDNKKTAIQYLSKIKNKIEILVTYPYIGKINATMNMHHIRDYVVLGYKVIYKINKENITILAIYKYIDFNERDIFHDDES, encoded by the coding sequence ATGAAAATTGTTTATTCAAAAGAATCTTATGAGCAGTTGCAAAACATTAAAAAGTTTATCTCATTAGACAATAAAAAAACCGCTATTCAATATCTATCCAAAATCAAAAATAAAATAGAAATATTAGTAACTTACCCATACATCGGTAAAATCAATGCAACTATGAATATGCATCATATAAGGGACTATGTGGTGTTGGGATATAAAGTTATTTATAAAATAAACAAAGAGAATATAACCATATTAGCAATTTATAAATACATTGATTTTAATGAGAGAGATATATTCCATGATGATGAAAGCTGA
- a CDS encoding type II toxin-antitoxin system RelE family toxin, which yields MSYKLLIDDKVIKDLKQIDKLWQKKIIEVIKTKLVENPHLGKPLVGNLSPYYRLRVFDYRVIYEINDDEVVVIVIKIGHRKDIYK from the coding sequence TTGAGTTATAAACTCTTGATTGATGACAAAGTCATTAAAGATTTAAAACAAATTGATAAGTTGTGGCAAAAGAAAATTATAGAAGTCATTAAAACAAAGCTTGTAGAAAATCCACATCTTGGGAAACCTCTCGTAGGTAATCTCTCCCCTTATTATCGTTTACGAGTTTTTGATTACAGGGTTATTTATGAAATAAATGATGATGAAGTAGTTGTAATTGTCATTAAAATTGGGCATCGTAAAGATATTTATAAATAG
- a CDS encoding helicase-related protein — protein MAKKNKKNSKINQKIKKYFDDDPFDVGVARVSTQTLSELFNYLGIYDIEKSQDMLLKMARVLWSEADSDIRVDIFNFFAHNGTVYKATSRVEPSLERNEKIESLISELNVIEQEAKALHEAFSDVRSKKITIEKMESKLSHIRFSFKKERLQKRVDGVFDIDDSIEFNASLKYALFGQNFHKILTLNTKTFEYEHLRDGDEDELSNEIEKAKELSTLKKQQEIDSFIKNLKDPHPHLSQKEILHALRVVPPKSKLSYPMLKESVIHSVVNGALGEVEIDISDEELLVLLPQSVKLPHSNREQLYTLEVHIELNSLLEDIWKGENVDFSATIEEFKKEHEEHFLNDLTSLVDECRSYATLLHLSNEVLYDKVYDVLLELLSASLNLSPKIARKSVKRFIYSISEEIAKKQRYELLARTIREFKNLFPLARDMRRKLTLHIGPTNSGKTYQAMQKLKSADTGYYLAPLRLLALEGYEDLRDDGISASLITGEEQIVDEDATHISSTIEMVNFDVDVDVCVIDEVQMLDDRDRGWAWANAIIGAPAKEIIMTGSINAKEAIIALAEYLGEELEIIEFERKNPLILLDSPTHEKDVEANTAIIAFSRKDVLKLKQVFSKHFSVSVVYGNLSPEVRREEARRFRSGETQVLVATDAIAMGMNLPIKTILFSKAEKFDGVNDRTLIPSEIHQISGRAGRYGLHEKGYVGALSGDVLNIIKKNFNKEAKSITIPFRVMANLDHIKLVGTILEEKSLHEILKFFVKNMEFDGPFVATNLDDMLEISTLVDTYNLDLVTKYHLACAPMTLKSPYIVSAFESYLNTLEKNMPVAYVAPVLSGAYAQTTDELLRAEDMVKEISLYLWLSYRFSDFFIDANRARASRGVLNKFIENTLQQSQLATKCRMCSAPLPPNSPYGICQACFKKNYAGQGVSNRGYRKK, from the coding sequence ATGGCAAAGAAAAATAAGAAAAACTCTAAAATAAACCAAAAAATCAAGAAATATTTTGATGATGACCCTTTTGATGTTGGTGTTGCAAGAGTAAGTACGCAAACACTAAGCGAACTTTTTAACTATCTTGGAATTTATGATATAGAAAAAAGTCAAGATATGCTTCTAAAGATGGCAAGAGTGCTCTGGAGTGAAGCAGATAGTGATATTAGAGTAGATATTTTTAACTTCTTTGCGCACAATGGCACAGTCTATAAAGCAACAAGCAGAGTCGAGCCGAGTTTAGAGAGAAATGAGAAGATAGAGTCTCTTATATCTGAGTTAAATGTTATTGAGCAAGAGGCCAAAGCCCTCCATGAAGCCTTTAGTGATGTTAGAAGCAAAAAAATAACAATCGAGAAGATGGAGTCAAAGCTCTCTCATATTCGCTTTAGTTTTAAAAAAGAGCGCCTCCAAAAGAGAGTTGATGGCGTTTTTGATATAGATGACTCCATAGAGTTTAACGCCTCTTTAAAGTACGCACTCTTTGGGCAAAATTTTCATAAAATATTAACTCTCAACACAAAAACATTTGAGTATGAGCATCTAAGAGATGGCGATGAAGATGAGTTATCAAACGAGATAGAAAAAGCAAAAGAGCTCTCAACGCTTAAAAAACAGCAAGAGATAGATAGTTTCATAAAAAACCTCAAAGACCCGCATCCACATCTAAGCCAAAAAGAGATTTTACATGCGCTAAGAGTTGTACCGCCAAAGAGCAAACTCTCTTATCCTATGCTAAAAGAGAGCGTTATTCATAGTGTTGTTAATGGAGCGCTTGGGGAAGTAGAGATAGATATAAGTGATGAAGAGTTGCTTGTTTTGCTACCTCAAAGCGTAAAACTGCCACACTCAAATAGGGAACAACTATACACTCTTGAAGTACATATAGAGTTAAACTCTCTGCTAGAAGATATTTGGAAGGGCGAAAATGTAGATTTTAGCGCCACAATAGAGGAGTTTAAAAAAGAGCATGAAGAGCATTTTTTAAATGACTTAACCTCTTTGGTTGATGAGTGCAGATCTTACGCCACGCTTTTACACCTTAGTAATGAAGTGCTTTATGACAAGGTTTATGATGTACTCTTAGAGCTTCTAAGTGCTTCACTCAATCTATCGCCAAAGATAGCTAGAAAAAGTGTAAAGAGATTTATCTACTCAATTTCAGAAGAGATAGCCAAAAAGCAGAGATATGAGCTCTTAGCGAGAACTATAAGAGAGTTTAAAAATCTTTTTCCACTTGCAAGAGATATGCGAAGAAAATTGACTCTTCACATAGGACCTACAAACAGCGGTAAAACATATCAAGCTATGCAGAAACTAAAGAGCGCAGATACTGGCTACTACCTTGCTCCGCTTAGACTCTTAGCACTAGAGGGTTATGAGGATTTGAGAGATGATGGTATAAGCGCATCTTTGATAACTGGAGAAGAGCAGATAGTTGATGAAGATGCAACGCACATAAGCTCAACTATTGAGATGGTAAATTTTGATGTTGATGTGGACGTTTGTGTAATCGATGAGGTGCAGATGCTAGATGATAGAGACCGTGGCTGGGCATGGGCAAATGCTATCATTGGCGCACCAGCAAAAGAGATTATCATGACAGGTTCCATAAACGCAAAAGAGGCAATTATAGCACTAGCAGAGTATCTAGGGGAAGAGCTTGAAATCATAGAGTTTGAGAGAAAAAATCCTCTTATTCTCTTAGACTCTCCAACGCATGAGAAAGATGTAGAAGCAAATACAGCGATAATAGCTTTTAGCAGAAAAGATGTCTTAAAACTCAAGCAAGTTTTTTCAAAACACTTTAGCGTAAGCGTTGTTTATGGCAACCTCTCCCCAGAGGTTAGACGTGAGGAAGCAAGAAGATTTCGCTCAGGCGAGACACAGGTTCTTGTCGCAACGGACGCTATTGCAATGGGTATGAATCTACCTATAAAAACCATACTTTTTTCAAAAGCAGAGAAGTTTGATGGAGTAAATGACAGAACGCTTATACCAAGTGAAATACATCAGATTTCTGGTCGTGCGGGAAGATATGGGCTCCATGAAAAGGGCTATGTTGGGGCGCTTAGCGGCGACGTCTTAAACATCATAAAGAAAAACTTTAACAAAGAGGCAAAGAGTATAACCATACCTTTTAGAGTGATGGCAAACTTAGACCACATCAAACTTGTCGGAACTATTCTAGAAGAGAAATCACTGCATGAGATTTTAAAGTTTTTTGTAAAAAATATGGAGTTTGACGGTCCATTCGTGGCAACAAATTTGGATGACATGTTAGAAATCTCAACTCTTGTAGATACCTATAATTTGGATTTAGTTACAAAATACCACCTTGCTTGTGCGCCTATGACCTTAAAATCGCCATATATAGTAAGCGCTTTTGAGAGTTATCTAAACACACTAGAAAAAAATATGCCTGTTGCTTATGTCGCACCAGTGCTAAGCGGTGCGTATGCGCAAACAACAGATGAGTTACTCCGCGCTGAGGATATGGTAAAAGAAATTTCACTCTATCTCTGGCTGAGTTACAGATTTAGCGACTTTTTTATCGATGCCAACAGAGCAAGAGCTTCAAGAGGAGTGCTAAATAAGTTTATAGAAAATACTCTCCAACAGAGCCAACTCGCCACCAAGTGCAGAATGTGTAGCGCACCTCTTCCGCCAAACTCCCCTTATGGAATCTGTCAGGCATGTTTTAAGAAAAACTATGCAGGACAAGGAGTGAGTAACAGAGGGTATAGAAAAAAATGA
- a CDS encoding DsbA family protein translates to MTHTLYYVYDPMCSWCYAFRDTFKKVKKGLPSNVEVVYVAGGLAPHSDEPMEQGFRDKIQAIWYQIEKVVGTKFNHDFWIKCTPKLSTYLACQATLAAKNQGKEEEMIEAIQTAYYLRAMNPSDEDMLLNVAKELELNIEKFKNDLYSDVTVKNFSEKMNLKIALNVRGFPSLVLQHGKNISPIAIKFNEPEAILDQIKNLTTDVNF, encoded by the coding sequence ATGACTCATACTTTATACTATGTTTATGACCCTATGTGCTCTTGGTGCTACGCTTTTAGAGATACTTTTAAAAAAGTTAAAAAAGGTTTGCCTTCAAATGTTGAAGTTGTGTATGTTGCTGGTGGTTTGGCACCTCATAGTGATGAGCCTATGGAGCAAGGATTTAGAGATAAAATTCAAGCGATTTGGTATCAGATTGAGAAGGTTGTAGGAACTAAATTCAATCATGATTTTTGGATAAAATGCACGCCTAAACTCTCCACTTATCTGGCTTGTCAAGCAACTTTAGCTGCAAAAAATCAAGGCAAAGAAGAGGAGATGATTGAGGCTATACAAACTGCCTATTATCTAAGAGCTATGAATCCCAGTGATGAAGATATGCTCCTTAATGTGGCTAAAGAGTTAGAACTAAATATAGAAAAATTTAAAAATGACCTTTACTCAGATGTAACAGTTAAAAATTTTAGTGAAAAAATGAATTTAAAAATAGCACTTAACGTGAGAGGATTTCCATCTTTAGTGCTTCAACATGGAAAAAACATCTCTCCAATAGCTATTAAATTCAACGAACCAGAAGCAATACTAGATCAGATAAAGAACTTAACAACAGATGTCAATTTTTAA
- a CDS encoding type II toxin-antitoxin system RelE family toxin, whose protein sequence is MYKIILHKKVIKFINSRNPKDKQKIKEKFELLQNNPYPSNYNIDVKKMRNANGFRLRISDYRFLYDVVEDELIIYMENGDNRGDIY, encoded by the coding sequence GTGTACAAAATAATTCTTCATAAAAAAGTTATTAAATTTATCAACAGTAGAAATCCAAAAGACAAGCAAAAAATTAAAGAAAAATTTGAGCTTTTACAAAATAACCCTTATCCGTCAAACTATAATATAGATGTCAAAAAGATGCGAAATGCCAATGGATTTAGATTAAGAATCAGCGATTATAGATTTTTATATGATGTTGTCGAAGATGAATTGATAATATATATGGAAAACGGTGATAACAGAGGCGATATATATTAA